From one Thamnophis elegans isolate rThaEle1 chromosome 9, rThaEle1.pri, whole genome shotgun sequence genomic stretch:
- the ZNF330 gene encoding LOW QUALITY PROTEIN: zinc finger protein 330 (The sequence of the model RefSeq protein was modified relative to this genomic sequence to represent the inferred CDS: inserted 1 base in 1 codon; deleted 2 bases in 2 codons), whose translation MLSQRQQGLLQQLRPEPTRRFRLLCAAEKGLGGELKAKKTGARKKAESRKEREKQIRASRANIDLAKHPCNASMECDKCQRRQKNRAFCYFCNSTQKLPICAHCGKTKCMMKSSDCVIKHAGVYSTGLAMVGAICDFCEAWVCHGXKCLSTHACICPLADAECIECERGVWDHGGRIFCCSFCHNFLCEDDQFEHQASCQVLEAETFKCVSCNRLGQHSCLRCKACFCDDHTRSKVFKHEKGREPPCPKCGHETQETKDLSMSTRSLRFGRQTGGEEADGASGYDAYWKNLSSGRGVDTGDHDEEYDDYEAEDDEDDDNEGGRDSESEATDMFSKNREDQRQLICSAPELGGPTLG comes from the exons ATGCTCAGCCAGCGCCAGCAAGGCCTTTTGCAGCAGCTGAGGCCGGAGCCCACGCGCCGTTTTCGGCTTCTCTGTGCTGCTGAGAAGGGCCTTGGAGGCGAGCTTAAGGCG AAGAAGACAGGTGCACGCAAGAAAGCTGAAAGTCGGAAGGAACGGGAAAAACAAATTAGAGCTTCAAGGGCTAATATTGATTTGGCCAAACATCCCTGCAATGCTTCAATG GAATGTGACAAATGTcaaag gCGACAGAAAAATAGAGCTTTTTGCTACTTTTGCAACTCTACTCAA AAATTACCCATTTGTGCACACTGTG GAAAGACAAAATGTATGATGAAATCCTCAGACTGTGTCATAAAACATGCTGGAGTGTATAGCACAGGGCTTGCAATGGTG GGTGCAATATGTGATTTCTGTGAAGCTTGGGTTTGCCATG AGAAATGTTTGAGCACCCATGCCTGTATCTGTCCTCTGGCTGATGCAGAATGCATTGAATGTGAGAGAGGTGTCTGGGATCATG GTGGCAGGATATTTTGCTGCTCCTTTTGCCATAATTTTCTTTGTGAGGATGATCAGTTTGAGCATCAAGCCAGCTGCCAAGTTCTGGAAGCGGAAACCTTTAAAT GTGTTTCCTGCAATCGACTGGGGCAGCATTCATGTCTCCGCTGTAAG GCATGCTTCTGTGATGATCATACACGCAGCAAGGTTTTCAAACATGAAAAGGGAAGAGAGCCTCCGTGTCCAAAGTGTGGGCATGAAACACAAGAAACCAAGGATCTGAGCATGTCAA CTCGCTCTCTGAGATTTGGCCGTCAGACAGGAGGCGAAGAAGCTGATGGGGCTTCTGGTTACGATGCCTATTGGAAGAATCTTTCATCTGGCAGAGGTGTTGATACCGGAGATCATGATGAAGAATATGATGATTATGAGGCAgaggatgatgaagatgatgataat gaaggagggagagattCAGAATCAGAGGCAACTGATATGTTCAGCAAAAATCGAGAAGATCAGAGGCAACTGATATGTTCAGCACCTGAATTAGGAGGACCTACGCTAGGCTAG